A single region of the Podospora pseudopauciseta strain CBS 411.78 chromosome 1, whole genome shotgun sequence genome encodes:
- the PMT4 gene encoding Dolichyl-phosphate-mannose--protein mannosyltransferase 4 (EggNog:ENOG503NV01; COG:O; CAZy:GT39; BUSCO:EOG09260J53), giving the protein MATTAPQGTLRQRSVAGSKKNKDGASSDVELDKLVKAANQRPKAVSENDHRIAFFIITILAFITRFWGISHPNEVVFDEVHFGKFASYYLEKTYFFDVHPPFGKLLFAFVGWLVGFDGHFHFENIGDSYIANKVPYVAFRSLPALLGALTVSVVYLIMWESGYSLPACILAAGLVLLDNAHIGQTRLILLDATLVFAMACSLLCYIKFYKLRHEPFSRKWWKWLILTGFALSCDISTKYVGLFAFITIGSAVVIELWDLLDIKRPGGALTLAQFGKHFAARAFGLIFLPFLFYLFWFQVHFTILTRSGPGDDFMTPEFQETLSDNIMLSNAITIDYYDTISIKHKETKAYLHSHPERYPLRYDDGRVSSQGQQVTGYPFNDTNNYWQILPAGADDKQLNRHIKNHDLIRLRHVVTDTILLSHDVASPYFPTNQEFTTVSLADAYGDRAADTLFEVRIEHGKPNQEWKTISGHFKLIHNPSKVAMWTHTKPLPEWAFKQQEINGNKQIAPSSNVWLVEDISSLPADHPRRAKVAKKVKTLPFLRKWFELQRSMFWHNNQLTASHPYASLPYSWPFLLRGVSFWTQNNTRQQIYFLGNPIGWWIASSVLAIYAGIILADQFSLRRGMDALDHRSRSRLYNSTGFFFLAWATHYFPFYVMGRQLFLHHYLPAHLASALVTGALVEFIFSQDAVEHEVAHQAAKAGKSQTPKHHLTARERFAGQSLLGSWVATGVILTLVAAGWYFFLPLTYGYPGLTVEQVIRRKWLGYDLHFAK; this is encoded by the exons ATGGCTACAACAGCCCCCCAGGGCACCTTGCGCCAGCGTAGCGTAGCTGGTAGCAAGAAGAACAAAGATGGCGCCTCCTCCGATGTTGAGCTCGACAAGCTCGTCAAGGCCGCCAACCAGCGCCCAAAGGCTGTCTCGGAGAACGATCACAGGatcgccttcttcatcatcaccatcctgGCCTTCATCACCAGATTCTGGGGCATTAGTCACCCCAACGAGGTTGTTTTTGACGAAGTACACTTCGGAAAG TTCGCCTCGTACTATCTCGAAAAGACCTACTTCTTCGACGTGCACCCTCCGTTCGGCAAGCTCCTCTTTGCCtttgttggttggctggttggCTTCGATGGCCACTTTCACTTCGAGAACATTGGCGACTCCTACATTGCGAACAAGGTTCCTTACGTGGCCTTCCGCTCCCTCCCTGCACTCCTTGGCGCCTTGACCGTCTCGGTGGTATACCTTATCATGTGGGAGTCTGGGTACAGCCTCCCCGCCTGCATTCTTGCCGCTGGCTTGGTTCTGCTCGACAACGCCCATATTGGCCAAACACGCCTGATTCTTCTCGATGCCACCCTCGTGTTTGCCATGGCCTGCAGCTTGCTCTGCTATATCAAGTTCTACAAGTTGCGCCATGAGCCCTTCTCAAGGAAGTGGTGGAAGTGGCTGATCCTCACTGGATTTGCCCTTTCCTGCGATATCTCGACCAAATACGTTGGTCTTTTCGCCTTCATTACCATTGGTTCTGCTGTTGTCATTGAGCTTTGGGACTTGCTGGATATTAAGAGGCCTGGTGGAGCTCTGACCTTGGCTCAGTTCGGCAAGCACTTTGCTGCTAGAGCTTTCGGCTTGATCTTCCTGCCCTTCCTCTTTTACCTCTTCTGGTTCCAGGTTCACTTCACCATTCTCACCCGCTCCGGCCCCGGTGATGATTTCATGACCCCCGAGTTCCAGGAGACCCTGAGCGACAACATCATGCTCAGCAACGCCATCACCATTGACTATTACGACACCATCTCGATCAAGCACAAGGAGACCAAGGCTTACCTTCACAGCCACCCGGAGCGTTATCCTCTGCGGTATGACGATGGTCGTGTTTCCAGCCAGGGTCAGCAGGTCACTGGTTACCCATTCAATGACACCAACAACTATTGGCAGATTCTCCCCGCTGGTGCCGATGACAAGCAGCTCAATCGTCACATCAAGAATCACGACCTCATCAGACTCCGTCACGTTGTTACCGACACCATTCTCTTGTCCCACGACGTTGCCTCGCCATACTTCCCTACCAACCAGGAGTTCACCACAGTCTCGCTTGCGGACGCCTATGGTGACAGGGCTGCTGACACTCTCTTCGAAGTACGCATTGAGCATGGCAAACCTAACCAGGAATGGAAGACTATCTCGGGCCACTTCAAGCTGATCCACAACCCAAGCAAGGTTGCCATGTGGACTCACACCAAGCCTCTTCCTGAATGGGCTTTCAAGCAGCAAGAAATCAATGGCAACAAGCAAATCGCACCAAGTTCCAATGTCTGGCTTGTTGAGGACATTTCTTCTCTACCCGCCGACCACCCGCGCCGCGCCAAGGTAGCAAAGAAGGTCAAGACTTTGCCCTTCTTGCGCAAGTGGTTTGAGCTGCAAAGGTCCATGTTCTGGCACAACAACCAGCTGACGGCCAGCCACCCCTACGCTTCGCTCCCCTACTCTTGGCCTTTCCTGCTCCGCGGTGTCAGCTTCTGGACACAGAATAATACTCGTCAGCAAATCTACTTCCTTGGCAACCCAATCGGTTGGTGGATTGCCAGCAGTGTCCTGGCCATCTATGCCGGCATCATCTTGGCCGACCAGTTCTCACTACGCCGTGGCATGGATGCTTTGGATCACC GTTCTCGCTCCCGCCTGTACAACTCCacgggcttcttcttccttgccTGGGCTACTCATTACTTCCCCTTTTATGTCATGGGTCGTCAGCTCTTCCTTCATCACTATCTCCCCGCACATCTAGCATCTGCCCTTGTCACGGGTGCGCTGGTTGAGTTCATCTTCAGCCAGGACGCCGTGGAGCACGAGGTGGCCCATCAAGCCGCTAAGGCCGGCAAGAGCCAGACTCCTAAGCACCACTTGACGGCCCGCGAACGTTTTGCCGGCCAGAGTTTGTTGGGGTCATGGGTTGCCACCGGTGTCATTCTCACCTTGGTTGCCGCGGGCTGGtacttcttcttgcccttgaccTATGGCTACCCCGGCCTGACGGTGGAGCAAGTTATCCGGAGAAAGTGGCTGGGTTATGATCTTCACTTTGCCAAATag
- a CDS encoding hypothetical protein (EggNog:ENOG503NXAM; COG:I; COG:Q), with protein MDLFRTLPVRSISVVSLTTAYLASSGKLPIWPQWSLVPSFLALWSLQFSFWLIWVLFLYNSLFSPFQDLPTPDGKHWLFGHFPIIKKFPTGKPMIEWVNTLPNDGLIRYFGLFNQERLLPTNPKVLTELLTTKNYDFQKPSSWRWLIGRMLGIGLLLAEGDEHKVQRRNLNPAFHFRHIKNLYPIFWSKSKEGVEALTKKVLSDEKSNGPSGPKDQEESRTAVVEVGNWASRIALDIIGVTGLGRDFGAISDPGNELNQTYQNLFSPSKQSQTLGMLNLIFPAHLVQLLPVQRNADILEAARYIRNVCHDLVRAKKEKQERKESLGDDILSTAIESGAFSDDNLVDQLMTFLAAGHETTASAMTWAIYLLSKNPEIQSRLRAEVRSRLPSLADDSSQEITSVDIDSMTYLNAVCSEVLRYFPPAPVTIRVAACDTSIQGRHIRKGTQFMIIPWAINKSEALWGPDAREFNPDRWVPKDETDKGAASGGATSNYAFLTFLHGPRSCIGQQFAKAEFACMLATWVGRFEMELENKEEEDEEKISIKSTLTARPEKGLFARLKVLDGW; from the exons ATGGATCTTTTCAGGACCTTACCTGTCCGCTCCATTTCGGTTGTCTCCCTGACGACTGCGTATCTAGCGTCATCAGGCAAACTACCCATATGGCCCCAATGGAGCCTGGTACCGTCATTTCTAGCTCTTTGGAGTCTTCAATTCTCCTTCTGGCTTATATGGGTTCTCTTTCTCTACAATAGTCTGTTTTCTCCCTTTCAAGACTTGCCCACGCCTGACGGCAAACATTGGCTCTTTGGCCatttccccatcatcaagaagttTCCGACTGGGAAACCTATGATTGAGTG GGTGAACACACTCCCGAATGACGGCCTGATCAGATATTTCGGTCTCTTCAACCAAGAGAGGCTGCTCCCTACAAACCCCAAGGTATTGACCGAACTTCTTACCACCAAAAACTATGACTTCCAAAAGCCCTCTTCATGGCGATGGCTCATCGGCCGTATGCTCGGTATCGGGCTTTTGTTGGCTGAAGGCGACGAACATAAAGTGCAGCGTAGGAATCTGAATCCAGCATTCCACTTCCGCCACATCAAGAATCTGTATCCTATTTTTTGGAGTAAATCCAAGGAGGGTGTAGAGGCCTTGACCAAGAAAGTCCTGAGTGACGAGAAGTCCAACGGGCCATCGGGACCCAAGGACCAAGAAGAAAGCCGTACGGCTGTCGTCGAGGTCGGAAACTGGGCCTCTAGAATTGCACTCGACATCATCGGAGTCACCGGTCTCGGTCGTGACTTTGGCGCCATCTCAGATCCAGGGAACGAACTCAACCAGACCTACCAAAATCTGTTTTCTCCCAGCAAGCAAAGCCAAACGCTCGGTATGCTTAACCTCATCTTCCCGGCCCATCTAGTCCAACTCCTTCCTGTTCAACGCAACGCAGACATTTTGGAAGCCGCCCGCTATATAAGGAACGTCTGCCACGACCTCGTCCGAgccaagaaagaaaagcaaGAACGGAAAGAGTCCCTCGGCGACGACATACTCTCCACCGCCATCGAATCCGGTGCTTTCAGCGACGATAACCTTGTTGACCAACTCATGACCTTTCTCGCTGCCGGCCACGAAACCACCGCGTCTGCCATGACATGGGCCATCTACCTCCTTTCCAAGAACCCCGAGATCCAATCCCGCCTCCGCGCTGAAGTCCGTTcccgcctcccctcccttgcGGATGATTCCTCCCAAGAAATCACCAGCGTCGACATCGACTCCATGACCTATCTCAACGCGGTTTGCTCTGAAGTCCTTCGGTATTTCCCCCCTGCTCCTGTCACCATCCGGGTAGCTGCCTGCGACACCTCGATCCAGGGCCGGCACATACGCAAGGGAACTCAGTTCATGATCATCCCTTGGGCTATCAACAAGTCCGAAGCCCTTTGGGGGCCTGACGCAAGGGAGTTCAACCCTGACCGCTGGGTGCCAAAGGACGAGACGGATAAGGGTGCCGCCAGTGGAGGGGCGACGTCGAACTATGCGTTCCTGACTTTCTTGCACGGGCCGAGGAGTTGTATCGGGCAGCAGTTTGCCAAGGCGGAGTTTGCGTGTATGTTGGCTACGTGGGTTGGGAGGTTCGAGATGGAGCTGGAGaataaggaggaggaggatgaggagaagaTTAGTATCAAGAGCACGCTCACGGCAAGGCcggagaaggggttgtttgCGAGGTTAAAGGTGTTGGACGGGTGGTAG
- a CDS encoding hypothetical protein (COG:S; EggNog:ENOG503P5RM), whose protein sequence is MLLPSALACDSSQPPLTRLQASLLASPPASPPQISTQTAVGNIFSTCRSLHNLLASPAPLAPQPPATIEPITPPTTTHAQLPTPPLAHAPAPLKLRLRSRKNDTPSSSSATDPTTVPPRKRIAKRTPVHPSRGPNKRRRAVDDGLGREEDTSSDVEPEAEEPDEDPTPQTPKRSRIAPEVIPLGLERGDYHSLHHSRLYVDNNPTTSEGTDIVAEGDGSKWSAEDDRILVELVLEKLKLSKSEWQDCARSLGKDRSSVGKRWKSLMVNGDVGLKRTGLRRGRIHGTWR, encoded by the coding sequence ATGTTGCTCCCGTCTGCGCTGGCATGCGACTCGTCGCAACCGCCATTGACGCGCCTCCAGGCTTCTCTCCTCgcctctcctcccgcaaGCCCTCCACAAATATCCACACAAACCGCCGTTGGCAACATCTTCTCTACATGTCGTTCACTTCATAATCTGCTAGCCAGCCCTGCGCCACTtgccccccaacctcccgcCACCATAGAGCCCATCACTCCACCCACTACAACGCATGCGCAATTGCCTACACCACCACTCGCCCATGCGCCGGCCCCTCTGAAACTCCGTCTACGATCGCGAAAAAACGAcacaccttcctcttccagcgCGACCGATCCAACAACAGTCCCGCCCCGTAAGCGCATCGCGAAGCGCACCCCGGTGCATCCTTCCCGGGGGCCAAATAAACGTCGGCGCGCCGTGGACGATGGCTTGGGGCGCGAGGAGGATACATCCAGCGATGTGGAACCAGAAGCAGAGGAGCCCGATGAGGATCCAACACCGCAAACCCCCAAGCGCTCCCGCATAGCCCCCGAGGTCATCCCCTTGGGTCTCGAGAGGGGTGACTACCACTCTTTGCACCATAGCAGGCTATATGTCGACAATAACCCCACAACGAGCGAAGGGACTGATATTGTAGCAGAAGGTGACGGGTCAAAATGGTCTGCTGAAGACGATCGAATCCTCGTCGAGCTTGTGCTAGAGAAACTGAAGCTGTCAAAATCAGAGTGGCAGGATTGTGCGAGGAGTCTGGGGAAAGACAGATCTAGTGTAGGGAAAAGGTGGAAGAGTCTAATGGTAAATGGGGATGTCGGCCTGAAGAGGACGGGGTTGCGGAGAGGAAGGATACATGGTACCTGGAGGTGA
- a CDS encoding hypothetical protein (COG:Q; EggNog:ENOG503NXE6) yields MAWTATEIPGSERLHELIGVGAAVLVTVLSTPAVTRSWREKGIWGGSGYTPINANDEYQDLDGVATEESIRAFSDTRPRIAIGLAIFAGIGALIASNVLIPPTLSDWVFWAEIVCWSLLALQAILLPPKHLYLSKFRLTVYGLASSLVIAVLVVVLHGFEALALILDSDSDNKYRAVGFLHLVQFSASVGAFLGFASFSRRPDVYDDQGLVDQQHTRSLLDLYSFSWNRVIFDVAKERQMKLEDIPNLDFATKSRNLQARFIKTRREKLPLWKQLIYAYSKELALQWLLTLVVALLALFPQVVLYNFLKRIENRQKDTATDPTIFIWVLGLLLSQLLQVGVNNWIRWITTTRLEIPVGSLLQSLVFFKALKQYETAPPAQKEDKTDGKKDGKAGEPNGVNDTSKPGKKANAKGKEPETRQNIINHMKLDSNRVTIFCMYNNNFPMAIFKLIFAGGFCISLMGWLPVVSGLLAACFVIPISSRLSTKYTALHFGLMKYRDGKAHLLTEALQGMRQIRFSALEQHWEDKILKSRNEELKQYWRVAVWQCLVVFIINLGPIMLASVTYFLYVWQNGTNIKASVIFTALGLFDQLDEAVALLPLLQTYLLEAWTSAVRLEKFFSQSDKEPVSKPGDSILFKDATVAWPRIEDTEKIDDEDATEERGAHSMLRNINLEFPPGQLTLVSGKTGAGKSLLLAAILGEVKLLNGVIRMPVLPPFDYDAKAIPESEWIIPELTSFVSQTPWIEGGTVRENVIFGLPFVEDRYRKVLAACALEKDIELLIDGDQTEVGPKGVTLSGGQRWRTALARALYSRAGILILDDVLSAVDAHVGRLIVDKALTGELARGRTRILATHHAELVLPHASFHIQLHNGEVLSVDHLTPSEDSSALTALSEEDVPFTEDSLVNGQPPLATKSKPKEDEESRETGRVKTKVYKAYFKASGGLLPWIGGVCILLLGHFLSVFRAWSLKELAQTASKEPEALRFTVQTTSKNAFHFAAGSGSEEREGWHWGYGIYFWLSVWLVIDFSTLLVQIIRVLAFFIIGMKASRVLFQDMTHAILRAPLRWIDTVPAGRILNRFTSDMFIVDRRLSNQAFTLIRTVLFLLVIIATSLSVSVYVIFFGILLFILYVRVSMAYIDAAREVKRINSVSHSPIYDQFSSVLSGLSTIRAFDRTEFYMKRMFTLIDNSSKASWALQLSGRWMAVRMGVLGALFVAVVANAVAVSDTNAALAGFSLAFALRYTNALTSVLQALTSVELGFNACERVLEYAEIETEPEGGKDVAAAWPTEGRIEVQDLTVKYADDLPPVLKKLNFSVGAGERVGIVGRTGAGKSTLAAVFFRLLVPVEGSVYIDNVDISTLKLSQLRSRLAIIPQDPFLFSGTLRSNLDMEGLLEDHDLLLALQRVHLIEHVEDQDRPAVYPPAGASVIMGSSTIPPADSETETEASTAVEGEPTVIEPESELNLPADNANIFTNLSTPISTGGANLSQGQRQLVCLARSLLKRPKIVILDEATSAVDRGTDSNIQESLRKEFAAAGCTVLVIAHRLSTVADFDRLLVMDKGRVAEFGSPRELLEAGMRRVVEEPKQQGDSRVDGDTAEDDEEANGTGAFWELVQKSAEKEKLLEMVFGSEKDRLMKEIFGNTNGV; encoded by the exons ATGGCCTGGACGGCCACCGAAATCCCAGGCTCGGAGCGCCTGCATGAGTTAATTGGAGTCGGTGCCGCCGTTCTGGTAACAGTTCTGTCAACGCCTGCCGTCACCCGTTCCTGGAGAGAGAAGGGCATCTGGGGTGGCTCTGGTTACACCCCCATCAACGCCAACGATGAGTACCAAGATCTCGACGGTGTGGCGACCGAAGAGTCCATCCGGGCTTTCTCGGACACGCGACCTCGCATTGCCATTGGCCTCGCCATCTTCGCTGGTATTGGCGCTTTGATTGCCTCCAACGTCTTGATCCCGCCCACTCTCTCCGACTGGGTCTTTTGGGCAGAGATTGTCTGTTGG TCTCTTCTTGCTTTACAGGccatccttctccctccaAAGCATCTCTATCTCTCCAAGTTCCGCTTGACAGTGTACGGCTTGGCATCCTCCCTTGTCATCGCCGTCTTGGTAGTTGTGCTCCATGGATTCGAAGCGCTGGCCCTGATTTTGGATTCCGACTCGGATAACAAATACCGGGCTGTTGgcttcctccaccttgtACAATTTTCGGCTTCTGTGGGCGCATTTTTGGGCTTTGCTTCTTTCTCAAGGAGACCGGATGTCTACGATGATCAAGGGCTGGTCGACCAGCAACACACCAGGTCTCTGCTCGATCTTTACTCGTTTTCCTGGAACAGGGTTATCTTTGATGTGGCCAAGGAGCGTCAGATGAAGCTTGAGGACATCCCGAACCTCGACTTTGCCACAAAATCAAGAAACCTGCAGGCTAGATTCATCAAGACGCGCCGCGAGAAACTGCCGCTCTGGAAGCAGCTCATCTACGCGTATTCCAAGGAGCTGGCCTTGCAGTGGTTGCTTACCCTGGTCGTCGCGCTTCTGGCCTTGTTCCCGCAAGTTGTTTTGTACAACTTCCTGAAGAGGATCGAGAACCGGCAGAAAGACACAGCCACAGATCCCACCATCTTTATTTGGGTTCTAGGATTGCTTCTGAGCCAATTGCTCCAAGTCGGCGTCAATAACTGGATTAGGTGGATCACCACGACTCGTCTGGAGATACCTGTTGGCTCACTTCTTCAGTCCCTTGTTTTCTTCAAGGCGCTGAAGCAGTACGAGACAGCTCCCCCGGCCCAGAAAGAAGACAAAACCGACGGCAAAAAAGATGGAAAAGCAGGCGAGCCCAATGGCGTCAATGACACAAGCAAGCCAGGAAAGAAAGCCAACGCCAAAGGAAAAGAACCGGAGACTCGACagaacatcatcaaccacatgAAGCTTGACTCCAACCGCGTTACAATCTTTTGCATGTACAACAATAACTTCCCCATGGCTATTTTCAAACTCATCTTTGCCGGTGGGTTTTGTATTAGTTTGATGGGTTGGCTACCAGTGGTCAGCGGCCTACTCGCCGCGTGCTTCGTGATCCCCATCAGCTCGCGCTTGTCCACCAAATACACGGCCCTTCATTTTGGTCTGATGAAGTATCGAGATGGAAAGGCCCATCTGTTGACAGAGGCTCTGCAGGGCATGCGACAAATCAGATTCTCGGCCTTGGAGCAGCATTGGGAGGACAAGATTCTCAAGAGCCGTAACGAAGAGCTCAAACAGTACTGGAGAGTCGCTGTATGGCAGTGCCTTGTTgttttcatcatcaacttggGACCCATCATGCTGGCCAGTGTCACGTATTTCCTTTACGTTTGGCAGAACGGAACAAACATCAAGGCTTCCGTGATTTTCACCGCACTCGGCCTCTTCGACCAGCTGGATGAGGCTGTAGCTCTCCTTCCACTTCTTCAAACATACCTGCTCGAAGCTTGGACCAGTGCTGTCCGGTTGGAGAAGTTCTTCAGTCAATCTGACAAGGAACCAGTATCAAAACCCGGGGACTCCATTCTGTTCAAGGATGCCACAGTGGCGTGGCCAAGAATTGAGGATACCGAGAAGattgatgacgaggatgccACCGAAGAGAGAGGCGCCCACTCAATGCTCAGAAATATCAACCTGGAATTCCCTCCTGGCCAACTGACTTTGGTATCGGGTAAAACAGGCGCCGGCAAAAGCCTCTTGCTTGCCGCTATTCTGGGAGAAGTCAAGCTACTCAACGGCGTCATTCGGATGCCCGTTCTGCCTCCCTTTGACTACGATGCCAAGGCTATCCCTGAGTCCGAGTGGATTATCCCCGAACTAACCTCGTTTGTCTCTCAGACTCCCTGGATCGAGGGTGGCACCGTGAGAGAGAACGTGATATTTGGCCTCCCTTTTGTAGAGGATCGCTATCGCAAGGTGCTTGCTGCTTGTGCTCTTGAAAAGGACATTGAGCTCCTGATAGACGGTGATCAAACAGAAGTTGGACCCAAGGGGGTGACGCTTTCAGGCGGTCAGCGCTGGCGAACGGCCCTTGCTAGAGCTCTCTACTCTCGGGCTGGGATTCTCATTCTGGACGATGTTCTCAGCGCCGTCGACGCTCATGTCGGGCGTTTGATCGTTGACAAAGCCTTGACGGGTGAGCTGGCGAGAGGGAGGACTCGCATTCTCGCCACTCATCATGCCGAGCTCGTCCTGCCACATGCTAGCTTTCACATCCAGCTCCATAACGGAGAAGTCCTCTCGGTTGATCACCTTACACCTTCTGAAGACAGCTCTGCATTGACAGCCCTGTCTGAAGAAGATGTTCCATTCACGGAAGATAGCCTGGTAAATGGACAGCCTCCCTTAGCAACCAAGAGCAAACCCAAAGAGGACGAAGAAAGCAGAGAGACAGGTCGTGTCAAAACCAAGGTGTACAAAGCCTACTTCAAAGCCAGTGGCGGCCTGTTGCCTTGGATTGGGGGTGTATGCATTCTTTTGCTCGGTCATTTCTTGTCGGTCTTCCGGGCTTGGAGTTTGAAAGAGCTTGCGCAGACAGCATCGAAAGAGCCAGAGGCCCTCCGTTTCACGGTTCAAACTACCTCCAAGAACGCCTTCCATTTTGCTGCCGGCTCTGGCTccgaagagagagagggttggCACTGGGGCTATGGCATCTACTTCT GGCTGTCCGTTTGGCTCGTGATCGACTTCTCGACGTTGTTGGTCCAGATAATAAGAGTACtggccttcttcatcatcggcatGAAAGCTTCCAGAGTTCTTTTCCAAGACATGACGCATGCCATTCTTCGTGCTCCGTTGCGATGGATAGACACAGTTCCAGCTGGTCGAATCCTCAACCGCTTCACGTCAGATATGTTCATTGTGGACCGCCGGCTCTCTAATCAAGCGTTTACCTTGATTCGCACCGTGCTGTTTTTGCTGGTTATCATTGCTACTAG TCTGTCAGTTTCGGTGTACGTCATTTTTTTCGGCATCCTCCTGTTCATACTCTACGTCCGAGTATCCATGGCGTACATCGACGCTGCCCGAGAGGTCAAGCGAATCAACTCCGTGTCCCATTCTCCGATCTACGATCAGTTCAGCTCTGTGCTTTCTGGTCTCTCAACTATCCGGGCCTTCGACCGCACCGAGTTCTACATGAAGCGCATGTTTACCCTGATCGACAACAGCTCCAAGGCTTCGTGGGCACTCCAGCTATCTGGTCGATGGATGGCTGTACGTATGGGGGTCCTTGGCGCTCTCTTCGTTGCTGTCGTCGCCAATGCGGTAGCAGTTAGTGACACCAACGCCGCCTTGGCTGGATTCAGTTTGGCCTTCGCCCTGCGCTACACAAACGCGCTGACATCTGTTCTTCAAGCGTTGACGTCAGTGGAGCTGGGTTTCAACGCATGCGAGAGAGTCTTGGAATATGCAGAAATCGAGACGGAGCCGGAAGGCGGGAAGGATGTTGCAGCAGCATGGCCTACTGAGGGCAGGATCGAGGTCCAAGATCTGACAGTCAAATATGCGGATGACCTTCCCCCGGTCCTCAAAAAACTCAACTTTAGTGTGGGTGCTGGCGAAAGGGTCGGTATCGTCGGACGGACAGGAGCCGGAAAGTCAACCCTGGCCGCTGTGTTTTTCCGTCTTCTTGTGCCTGTTGAGGGCTCTGTTTATATTGACAATGTCGACATCTCGACCTTGAAGCTTAGCCAGCTGCGAAGCCGTCTTGCCATCATTCCGCAGGACCCCTTCCTTTTCTC TGGTACATTGCGATCGAACCTGGATATGGAAGGACTTCTTGAGGATCACGATTTGCTATTGGCACTGCAGCGTGTCCATCTTATTGAGCACGTTGAAGATCAGGACCGTCCAGCTGTATACCCACCAGCTGGAGCCTCAGTCATTATGGGATcttccaccatcccccctgCAGATTCAGAAACGGAAACAGAGGCTTCCACGGCTGTTGAGGGAGAGCCCACGGTGATTGAGCCGGAGTCAGAGTTGAACCTGCCTGCGGACAACGCCAACATCTTTACCAACTTGTCGACACCCATCAGCACGGGTGGTGCAAACTTGTCCCAGGGGCAGCGACAACTGGTTTGCCTTGCGCGCTCTCTTCTTAAGCGTCCCAAAATTGTCATACTCGACGAGGCCACCAGCGCTGTCGACAGGGGTACCGATAGCAATATCCAAGAATCGCTTCGTAAAGAGTTTGCGGCTGCCGGTTGTACCGTTCTAGTTATTGCTCACCGACTGTCGACCGTTGCAGACTTCGACCGCCTCTTGGTCATGGACAAGGGCCGTGTGGCCGAGTTCGGCAGCCCACGGGAGTTGCTCGAGGCGGGCATGAGACGCGTTGTAGAAGAGCCCAAACAACAGGGTGACTCGCGGGTTGACGGTGACACggccgaggatgacgaggaagcCAACGGCACTGGAGCGTTCTGGGAGCTAGTGCAGAAGAGTGCGGAAAAAGAGAAGCTTTTGGAGATGGTTTTCGGCAGTGAAAAGGATCGGCTGATGAAGGAAATCTTTGGCAATACCAATGGGGTATGA
- a CDS encoding hypothetical protein (EggNog:ENOG503NVM2; COG:Q): MTDKGQFQSGHEIPVTHQDFPGKEAKMPYPTPLFDEIPTSDGKNQKYRAAGKLRGKNAIITGGDSGIGRATAILFAMEGANSLIVYLPEEEDDAQETKKRVEQYGQQCHLISTDLRDRKNCQKVVDEAVKLFNGQIDILFNNAAYQMMVPDIKDLSEDQWIHTFDTNIHPYFYLAKYSLPHMKPGSTIINNASINAYIGRPDLLDYTSTKGAIISFTRGLSNQKVGQGIRVNAVAPGPVWTPLIPSTMNDDAQKQFTSPMGRPAQPSEIATCVVFLASTDSSAISGQTIHCNGGTVLNG, translated from the exons ATGACTGACAAGGGACAATTCCAGAGTG GGCACGAGATCCCGGTGACGCACCAGGACTTCCCTGGAAAAGAGGCCAAAATGCCATATCCTACACCACTGTTCGATGAGATCCCAACTAGCGATGGCAAGAACCAAAAGTACAGAGCTGCCGGCAAGCTCAGGGGCAAGAATGCCATCATCACAGGTGGTGATTCTGGTATTGGCCGTGCGACTGCCATCCTGTTTGCCATGGAGGGTGCCAACTCGCTGATTGTCTACCTGcctgaggaagaggatgatgccCAAGAGACCAAGAAACGTGTTGAGCAGTACGGTCAGCAATGTCATCTCATTTCAACCGATCTGCGGGACCGCAAGAATTGCCAGAAGGTGGTCGATGAGGCCGTCAAACTATTCAATGGCCAGATCGACATCCTTTTCAACAATGCGGCCTATCAGATGATGGTTCCTGACATCAAGGACTTGTCCGA GGACCAATGGATCCATACCTTCGACACCAACATCCACCCCTACTTCTACCTGGCCAAGTATTCACTGCCTCACATGAAGCCTGGaagcaccatcatcaacaatgCAAGCATCAACGCCTACATCGGCCGGCCTGACTTGTTGGATTACACATCGACCAAAGGCGCCATCATTTCTTTTACCCGTGGATTGAGCAATCAGAAGGTTGGCCAGGGTATCCGGGTGAATGCTGTTGCGCCAGGTCCCGTGTGGACCCCCTTGATCCCGTCGACGATGAACGATGACGCGCAGAAGCAATTTACCAGCCCAATGGGTCGGCCCGCACAACCGAGTGAGATCGCAACCTGCGTTGTGTTCCTCGCGTCTACCGATAGTTCGGCCATCAGTGGACAGACGATCCACTGCAATGGAGGCACTGTTCTGAACGGCTGA